From Pseudomonas sp. stari2, a single genomic window includes:
- a CDS encoding sigma-70 family RNA polymerase sigma factor codes for MSPFDLPLNQQVQTLYSEHHGWLQGWLQRKLGNRCDAADLAHDTFLRLLSRQVVKPLGSEPRALLTHIAKGLVIDRWRRQDIERAYLETIASLPAAEVPSPETRYLILETLWRIEALLRELPAQTRDIFLLSQIEGLTYAQIATRLNVSLITVKRHMRAAFIACLSVA; via the coding sequence ATGTCGCCTTTCGATCTGCCATTGAATCAGCAAGTCCAGACGCTCTACAGCGAACACCACGGGTGGCTGCAAGGCTGGTTGCAGCGCAAGTTGGGTAATCGCTGTGATGCGGCCGACCTGGCGCACGATACGTTTCTGCGCCTGCTCAGCCGTCAGGTGGTCAAACCGCTGGGCAGCGAACCCCGGGCACTGCTGACGCACATTGCCAAAGGTCTGGTGATCGACCGCTGGCGGCGTCAGGACATCGAGCGCGCCTACCTGGAAACCATCGCCAGCCTGCCCGCCGCCGAGGTGCCGTCGCCGGAAACCCGCTACCTGATTCTCGAAACCCTGTGGCGCATCGAAGCGTTGCTGCGCGAGTTGCCGGCGCAGACCCGCGACATTTTCCTGCTGTCGCAGATCGAAGGCCTGACCTATGCGCAGATCGCCACACGCCTGAATGTTTCGCTGATTACCGTCAAACGCCACATGCGCGCCGCGTTCATTGCCTGCCTGAGTGTCGCCTGA
- a CDS encoding carboxymuconolactone decarboxylase family protein has product MKPRADFYTASPDALKAMIALETAVSKLPLEKTLIELVKLRASQINGCAFCIDMHTADAIKGGETPRRLFAVTAWREAPFFTDRERAALLWTESLTQLSLTHAPDEDYEAVAAQFSPKEMVDLTVAISTINSWNRLAVGFRKTPQA; this is encoded by the coding sequence ATGAAACCTCGTGCCGATTTCTACACCGCTTCCCCAGACGCCCTGAAAGCGATGATCGCCCTGGAAACCGCCGTTTCGAAACTGCCGCTGGAAAAGACCCTGATCGAATTGGTGAAACTGCGCGCTTCGCAAATCAACGGCTGTGCGTTCTGCATCGACATGCACACCGCTGACGCGATCAAGGGTGGCGAAACCCCACGTCGCTTGTTCGCCGTGACCGCCTGGCGTGAAGCGCCGTTCTTCACCGACCGCGAACGTGCCGCGCTGCTGTGGACCGAGTCCCTGACCCAACTGAGCCTGACCCACGCCCCGGACGAAGATTACGAAGCCGTCGCTGCCCAGTTCTCGCCGAAAGAAATGGTCGACCTGACCGTGGCGATCAGCACCATCAACAGCTGGAACCGTCTGGCCGTGGGCTTTCGCAAAACCCCACAGGCCTGA